One genomic window of Meles meles chromosome 3, mMelMel3.1 paternal haplotype, whole genome shotgun sequence includes the following:
- the LMAN2 gene encoding vesicular integral-membrane protein VIP36 isoform X1, translating to MAAEGWIWRWGWGRRCPGRPGLPGPGPGPTTPLLLLLLLGPAVADITDGNSEHLKREHSLIKPYQGVGSSSMPLWDFQGSTILTSQYVRLTPDERSKEGSIWNHQPCFLKDWEMHVHFKVHGAGKKNLHGDGIALWYTRDRLVPGPVFGSKDNFHGLAIFLDTYPNDETTERVFPYISVMVNNGSLSYDHSKDGRWTELAGCTADFRNRDHDTFLAVRYSRGRLTVMTDLEDKNEWKNCIDITGVRLPTGYYFGASAGTGDLSDNHDIISMKLFQLMVEHTPDEENIDWTKIEPSVNFLKSPKDNVDDPTGNFRSGPLTGWRVFLLLLCALLGIIVCAVVGAVVFQKRQERNKRFY from the exons ATGGCGGCGGAAGGCTGGATTTGGCGCTGGGGCTGGGGCCGGCGGTGCCCGGGGAGGCCTGGGCTTCCCGGCCCCGGCCCTGGCCCCACTACACCTCTACTTCTCCTCCTGTTGCTGGGGCCGGCTGTTGCGGATATAACTGACGGCAACAGTGAACACCTCAAGCGGGAGCATTCGCTTATCAAGCCCTACCAAG gGGTCGGTTCCAGCTCCATGCCCCTCTGGGACTTCCAAGGCAGCACTATACTCACGAGCCAGTACGTGCGTTTGACCCCTGATGAGCGCAGCAAAGAGGGCTCTATCTGGAACCACCAG CCCTGCTTCCTCAAGGACTGGGAGATGCACGTCCACTTTAAAGTCCATGGTGCTGGGAAGAAGAATCTCCATGGAGATGGCATTGCCTTGTGGTACACCCGGGACCGCCTTGTGCCAG GGCCTGTGTTTGGGAGCAAAGACAACTTCCACGGCTTAGCCATCTTCTTGGACACATATCCCAACGATGAGACCACAGAG CGTGTGTTCCCGTACATCTCGGTGATGGTGAACAATGGCTCCCTGTCCTACGACCATAGCAAAGATGGCCGCTGGACCGAGCTGGCGGGCTGCACGGCCGACTTCCGGAACCGCGATCATGATACCTTCCTGGCTGTGCGCTACTCCCGGGGCCGTCTGACG GTAATGACTGACCTAGAGGACAAGAATGAGTGGAAAAACTGCATCGACATCACGGGAGTGCGCCTGCCCACAGGCTACTACTTCGGAGCCTCGGCTGGCACGGGAGACCTGTCTG ACAATCATGACATCATCTCCATGAAGCTGTTCCAGCTGATGGTAGAACACACTCCTGATGAAGAGAACATCGACTGGACCAAGATTGAGCCCAGCGTTAATTTCCTCAAGTCACCTAAAG ATAATGTGGATGACCCGACCGGCAACTTCCGCAGCGGGCCGCTGACGGGGTGGCGGGTGTTTCTGCTGCTGCTGTGTGCGCTCCTGGGGATCATCGTGTGTGCCGTGGTTGGGGCTGTAGTGTTTCAGAAGCGGCAGGAGCGGAACAAGCGTTTCTACTGA
- the LMAN2 gene encoding vesicular integral-membrane protein VIP36 isoform X2 encodes MAAEGWIWRWGWGRRCPGRPGLPGPGPGPTTPLLLLLLLGPAVADITDGNSEHLKREHSLIKPYQGVGSSSMPLWDFQGSTILTSQYVRLTPDERSKEGSIWNHQPCFLKDWEMHVHFKVHGAGKKNLHGDGIALWYTRDRLVPGPVFGSKDNFHGLAIFLDTYPNDETTERVFPYISVMVNNGSLSYDHSKDGRWTELAGCTADFRNRDHDTFLAVRYSRGRLTVMTDLEDKNEWKNCIDITGVRLPTGYYFGASAGTGDLSDNHDIISMKLFQLMVEHTPDEENIDWTKIEPSVNFLKSPKGHVLRGSEVERLFTRPQ; translated from the exons ATGGCGGCGGAAGGCTGGATTTGGCGCTGGGGCTGGGGCCGGCGGTGCCCGGGGAGGCCTGGGCTTCCCGGCCCCGGCCCTGGCCCCACTACACCTCTACTTCTCCTCCTGTTGCTGGGGCCGGCTGTTGCGGATATAACTGACGGCAACAGTGAACACCTCAAGCGGGAGCATTCGCTTATCAAGCCCTACCAAG gGGTCGGTTCCAGCTCCATGCCCCTCTGGGACTTCCAAGGCAGCACTATACTCACGAGCCAGTACGTGCGTTTGACCCCTGATGAGCGCAGCAAAGAGGGCTCTATCTGGAACCACCAG CCCTGCTTCCTCAAGGACTGGGAGATGCACGTCCACTTTAAAGTCCATGGTGCTGGGAAGAAGAATCTCCATGGAGATGGCATTGCCTTGTGGTACACCCGGGACCGCCTTGTGCCAG GGCCTGTGTTTGGGAGCAAAGACAACTTCCACGGCTTAGCCATCTTCTTGGACACATATCCCAACGATGAGACCACAGAG CGTGTGTTCCCGTACATCTCGGTGATGGTGAACAATGGCTCCCTGTCCTACGACCATAGCAAAGATGGCCGCTGGACCGAGCTGGCGGGCTGCACGGCCGACTTCCGGAACCGCGATCATGATACCTTCCTGGCTGTGCGCTACTCCCGGGGCCGTCTGACG GTAATGACTGACCTAGAGGACAAGAATGAGTGGAAAAACTGCATCGACATCACGGGAGTGCGCCTGCCCACAGGCTACTACTTCGGAGCCTCGGCTGGCACGGGAGACCTGTCTG ACAATCATGACATCATCTCCATGAAGCTGTTCCAGCTGATGGTAGAACACACTCCTGATGAAGAGAACATCGACTGGACCAAGATTGAGCCCAGCGTTAATTTCCTCAAGTCACCTAAAG GACACGTCCTTCGCGGGTCAGAAGTGGAAAGATTGTTTACGAGACCGCAGTGA